The following are from one region of the Acidimicrobiia bacterium genome:
- a CDS encoding HAD family hydrolase: protein MPPSLHTQTVIAFIWDFDRTLIPGNQQDSLFAAFGVDGRNFWREVEGLVDHYQSKGIGIARDTAYLNHILTYVDAGIFQGLNRAKLHELGADIEVSPGIPEFFEATRAYVAETPAFAREGITVEHYVVSTGIRSMIEGCPIAGHIDGIWANDFIEAPAPPGYLDRLDIRDTESQITRLGYTLDNTGKTKAVFEVNKGVNKNPQVDVNSRMSEEQRRVPFTHMIYIADGPSDVPVFSILNQHGGKTLGVYNTEPANNFPQVKRLQEQGRIQGMAKADYREGEAAYLWLMDSLDQIASEIVEARRRAFAQIPRAPGHVDED, encoded by the coding sequence ATGCCTCCGTCCCTCCACACTCAGACCGTCATCGCCTTCATCTGGGATTTCGACAGAACGCTGATCCCGGGCAATCAACAGGATTCTCTTTTCGCCGCGTTCGGCGTCGACGGCAGAAACTTCTGGCGAGAGGTCGAAGGCCTGGTCGACCACTATCAGTCGAAAGGCATCGGCATCGCCCGAGACACTGCCTACCTGAACCACATCCTCACCTATGTTGACGCCGGCATCTTCCAGGGCCTCAATCGAGCCAAACTCCACGAACTGGGTGCGGACATCGAGGTGTCGCCCGGCATACCGGAGTTCTTCGAAGCAACCAGAGCCTACGTAGCCGAAACCCCCGCCTTTGCCAGGGAAGGGATAACGGTCGAACACTATGTCGTGTCGACCGGGATCCGATCGATGATCGAGGGCTGTCCGATTGCAGGACACATCGACGGAATCTGGGCGAACGACTTCATCGAGGCCCCGGCACCGCCCGGTTACCTCGATCGCCTCGACATTCGCGATACGGAGAGCCAGATCACGCGCCTCGGATACACCCTCGACAACACCGGCAAGACGAAGGCGGTCTTCGAGGTGAACAAGGGGGTCAACAAAAACCCGCAGGTCGACGTGAACTCGCGGATGTCCGAGGAACAGCGCCGGGTTCCGTTCACCCACATGATCTACATAGCCGATGGACCAAGCGATGTTCCGGTGTTTTCGATCCTCAACCAGCACGGCGGCAAGACCCTCGGGGTCTACAACACCGAACCGGCCAACAACTTCCCACAAGTGAAGCGGCTCCAGGAGCAGGGACGAATCCAGGGGATGGCCAAAGCCGATTATCGCGAGGGCGAAGCGGCTTACCTATGGCTGATGGACAGCCTCGATCAAATCGCAAGTGAGATCGTCGAGGCGCGCCGGCGAGCGTTCGCCCAGATCCCCAGGGCCCCCGGCCACGTCGACGAGGACTGA